A genome region from candidate division TA06 bacterium includes the following:
- a CDS encoding calcium-binding protein, which yields MEIIVDAYGPEEQAMGWYYYLEDQLQFPFTAICNAKRAISPLHVKHEVDVIGMAPEEECEKEMFVTIRWERDGLAVPLSQLTAISSTDEQTKQAVEDWHYWVQMGYELG from the coding sequence ATGGAGATCATCGTTGATGCATACGGTCCCGAAGAACAAGCGATGGGGTGGTATTATTACCTAGAAGATCAACTTCAATTTCCATTTACTGCTATTTGTAATGCGAAACGTGCTATCTCACCGTTGCATGTTAAACATGAGGTTGATGTTATCGGAATGGCTCCTGAAGAGGAGTGTGAGAAAGAGATGTTCGTTACAATCCGATGGGAAAGGGATGGTTTGGCGGTTCCGCTATCCCAACTCACGGCCATCAGTTCTACGGACGAACAAACAAAACAAGCAGTTGAGGACTGGCACTATTGGGTGCAGATGGGATATGAGCTGGGGTGA
- a CDS encoding M42 family metallopeptidase → MIDLKLIEQLTNAWGVSGNENQVRQIIRKRIKKNVDDVRVDAMGNLIAFKRAKSSKLKALKVMIAGHMDEVGLMVTHIDKSGYLKFNKVGGIDDRVLLAKRALIGKDRVPGVIGVRPIHMLARKGEHKKVSSHEDLFIDIGAASLEEAQRWVSLGDYVMFDTSYEDWGGLIKGKAFDDRIGCYMMIELLKKRYSFDLYAAFTTQEEIGLRGGRVAAYRHLPDMAFILEGTPAGDFPQPKVKDVSRAPALGKGPVITIMDRSVFCDKGLIKLLTETAKANRIPVQIKRPGTGGTDAGRIHLTRTGVKTAVLAIPSRYIHSPVCLISKRDVASGLKLMEETFKKLK, encoded by the coding sequence ATGATCGACCTTAAACTGATAGAACAACTGACCAACGCCTGGGGCGTCAGCGGCAACGAGAACCAGGTGCGCCAGATCATCCGGAAGCGGATCAAAAAGAATGTGGATGATGTCCGGGTGGACGCCATGGGCAACCTGATCGCCTTCAAGAGAGCTAAAAGCTCGAAGCTCAAAGCTCTAAAAGTGATGATCGCCGGGCACATGGACGAGGTGGGCCTGATGGTGACCCACATTGACAAGTCGGGCTACCTGAAGTTTAACAAGGTGGGCGGGATAGACGACCGGGTGCTGCTGGCCAAGCGGGCGCTGATCGGCAAGGACCGGGTCCCGGGAGTGATCGGGGTGCGGCCGATCCACATGCTGGCCCGCAAGGGCGAGCATAAAAAAGTGTCCAGCCACGAGGACCTGTTCATAGACATCGGGGCCGCCAGCCTGGAAGAGGCCCAACGCTGGGTTTCCCTGGGCGACTATGTGATGTTCGACACTTCTTATGAGGACTGGGGCGGGCTGATCAAGGGCAAGGCCTTTGACGACCGGATCGGTTGCTATATGATGATAGAACTGCTGAAAAAAAGATACAGTTTTGACCTTTACGCCGCCTTCACCACCCAGGAGGAGATAGGCTTAAGGGGCGGCCGGGTGGCGGCCTACCGCCACCTGCCGGACATGGCCTTCATACTGGAAGGGACCCCGGCCGGCGATTTTCCCCAGCCGAAAGTCAAGGACGTCAGCCGGGCGCCGGCGCTGGGCAAGGGCCCGGTGATAACCATCATGGACCGCTCGGTATTCTGCGACAAGGGGCTGATCAAACTTTTAACCGAAACCGCCAAGGCCAATAGAATCCCGGTGCAGATCAAGCGGCCGGGCACCGGCGGCACCGACGCCGGACGGATCCACCTGACCCGGACGGGCGTCAAGACCGCGGTGCTGGCCATTCCCTCTCGCTACATCCATTCGCCGGTCTGTCTGATCAGCAAGCGGGACGTGGCCTCGGGCTTAAAGCTGATGGAAGAGACATTCAAGAAGCTGAAGTAG